ttttacatttaaaattgtgAGTGAATTAGAGCACAGTATAGACATTACGtaaatttacatttgtctgcattttgaaATTACATAATATCTCCATTCTTAGACCTAGGTGCACTGCTGAATTTACTATTCctcatgggaaaaaaaagttcagCTGTCCTTATGCTCAACTACACAAGGACTCTCACCCTTTTGCCTTTTACCAGTTAGTAACCCTAGATAGGAGTTTCACCTAGTGACTGTTCACAGGGGACTTTTACTAGCTAGTTACAACTAGAGGGGAATTTCACCCATGACTGTTTGGTAGTTAGCTGTAATGACCCCTAAACCTCACTCTGGAGAATAAATTCAAGTATGTCCCAATACTAGCTATTATATAAAGCAAAAAAGTAGCACAACTAAACCCATgttcacctttaaaatgcagaggGCTTATTGCGTAGAGGACACTCCCGTCTCCAATGTCCAGCTTGACAACAGATGAAGCAAGTTTCATTGGAAaatcttctcttgttctttcgATGGACTCTCCTCCCATATTTGCTCTGCTTGTGTGTTGGGTGATGAGTCTGTAGTTGTCTATGTAATTGCAAATGCAGacagttattttcattttcaaatttttgGGTCATTTTGGGATAGAGGCAGGAAAGGCTTTTGCGATAGCTGTGCAGATGTTATTCACAGCTTCTCGATACAAAGCATTGGTGTCATGTTTCCAATCAACATGATTACATCGCAGTTCGGTGTTTTGAAGTTGATCAGCTATTTTGTGCCATTCAGTAGGTTTCATTTTCAGGATCAATACTCTCCTTAGTTCACTCATAGTAGGTTTGAAATCTTGACAAAAAGTGATAAGTTCTTTAACAAAAGTCTGACCTGATGCTGTAGGATTGGGCAGATGTTGAGATGCTGCAGATATTTCAGGAGAAATCCATTGACTGaaaacaaatgttgaaccttgtgGACCAGAGACTTCAACCATTGACATAATGTACATTGTGTCTTCTTCAGCACAGCTCaccttgcttgtttccatctgTATCTGCACGTGTCCATTACTATTCTGTGTTGTACAGTTATTTAGTGAAAGATCAGACAGACAGGTCGGATGGAGGTTGTGCAGATCTGGGTCAAACGTCAGTACAGTCAAATATTGAGACAAAGAGTTCTGCGAGTGGGGCGGTTTAGACttcaatttcacataatttgtTTTCCAGTACATGaacagtttttaaattaaatgcacCAAATTCTAAAGACTTCTTATATCCatgttttcttctaataaaaTCAACAATGGTGCATCCTGGAGGGAAATACTCCCTTGAAGTTTTGCTCCCCATTTTAGACGTTTTAGCACTTGTAACTTCCAATAGTCCCAAAAGTGAGGAAATCAGGAGTGGGGGAGGGCCATTGTTGTTGGGATTATATTTGCAGCACGTTGTTAGGGCAGCATGGTGGTACACACATGGGATTTTGCAGccaaaaaactgaaaagttATGCGATGAATCAAAAATGGTATAGGATCAGAACTATGGCCATTGGGTATCTTTAGTTAAGCATTTTGAATTTCCAAAATACACTCTCCTGTGTGAATGAAGATTTccttttcaaatggaaaaagTCTGTATTGCAAAAGCTCACCAGGTAAAACTTGTTCGAATCCAGCGGTGGTGATCCAAGACAGAAACCAatgtccatccatgttcttctttgaaagctccaggcatcatgacagaaaCCAAAAGGAAGACAAAATTCCATCTTCACTGTGTTCTGGATGACCACTCGTGGATCCCACTCTTCTGACACAATTATTGTtgcagaaaaattacaattctagatgaaaagtaatccatttgcgaagctcggtgagttttgaaatacggAAAAAAgcttattctttgttacagcagatacagacaggacagggcccaggcctgccctggccacagactggcagcctttcGGCACCTCCCTCAGTCCCCATccccgagcatctgagctctgactatttatGCCAGAATGACAacgctacatacatttcaaagcagagtgacttttttTCCACACCTGTAacataatgaacttttacactcaGACAGGTAGaacgagtttcctgtgggatggagacggagccttcacacatgttaacgCCTGGTCTGGgcctgacagactgacacagaacaaatgcttttaaagacataacataaatatacttaaatttctatcacaggGGCATATCTCAATATGTTGGCCATAGCAAGTGAATATGGGAGTAAATGTGCATAGCTATATAGTTCTAAAAAACAGCACTACTCTCTAAAGGGTTTGAACTATATAGAAACTATatattattttctcattttcatcaaaaactgaaagataaaaacatgcacttgtgaaaattttattcaaaacatATAAAGAAAAGACGCATACAGATAAACATTACATGGCATAAGGAGCAAATACTAAaagcaaataaatgaaaacaaaaaggaCCAGTGATTATTTTTAAGAAAACGTGTTCAGGGAAACACAAAGACTTTtcacaaaatcaaaatgataaaaaattgtCCAAGTATGAATAGTGCTGCTGTTGAGAGGCCCTTAAATTTTCTGCTATGGTTCCCCCAGTTCTCCCTCCATCGTTCGGACCAAGACGTACAGCTCTGCCAGACCCACTACTGAGGCTGCAATGACGGCTGCAATTACTCtctgtaattaaaataataataattaggaGATGCATTATACATGCGAAAAGTTAATTTGCAAAAATAGTACCATTTGAAGTATCATTTGAAGtaccatttgaaaaagttaTCCGAGGCTTGTAGTTTACTATTAGTATAGTGATATTTTCAAAagctaaatgtattttaatgctatcaaaatattattccatcccttcttgataaaatccactatacattaatttcaatttattaattaaatctTTGAAAGATAGAAGAAAATCCACTTATAACTTTACACATCACAcagaatgtaaaataaataattaaacaaaaataaatggatCAAAAATTAACTTTACCAATAATAGTATAGTAATctatatgatttttaaaaatgatttttcTATGCTTTGTTCATGACACCTCCCTACAAATatcattgttttgtgtttgtggaaATGTCCTTACAGAAGTGGTTTCAGTGAAGAGGTACTGGCTGCCCATGTACGAACATGCAAAAGTTGCTACAATCGTCACCAGGAAGTTAAAGACCGTCACTACAGCTGCTTTCACCGAGCgtactgcacacacaaaaaagaaaacgcACATGATTAAAATGTGCACATATCTTGGTTAATGgtaaagtatttgttttttgtaattaccTTCTCGTCCAATTTCTGCAAGTCCTCCATTGCGACTCATTTCCTGTGAACACAAAGATACACACATTTGTTGTTGCTAAGGCTACATGACAAAAGAGCAAtggattttaataaaataaatattagattaatattaataaataaaaataaatagtaccTGAGCATTAACATTTCTGGTCATTCGGTTGTACTCCTCATTTGCGAGTTTGGCTTTGATCTTTTCCAAACGTGCAACCAGCTCTGGgttctaaacaaaaaataaaatgtatattgcaatttttttttattaatattttttttattgtattttaacattttaacccaCCATCCCCTTTGATTTTGAGTCTGGAgtgggtaaaaagtaaaagttacacggtgcacctttaaagttagTTTCAATACATTTGAGCCCCAATTCCCCCTCTCTATTACAGATCGGTTTTCAAGTATCTGACCCATTGACCTGTAGTTTTAAAACCCTGCATTATGTAGAGGTTTCTTCCAAATTTGAAATGTCAGAGATCAATGAGGCATCCCCATAAATTATCCTATAGGCCCATGCCCATGTTTGATACTTTAAATGAGAAATATATTGTAGAAATTGTTTAAACAGGCAAAATGTTGGAGGATTGTCTTTGTTTTTGGATTAATGTGATATGATACCTAATTGTTTCTATAATAATGGATAAATTTCTATATCATATTCTACACCAAAAAGGAGTCTTATAGGAGATATCTTAAGGGCCCTTTTAATGATTTTTACAGTTAATTCATGTATTTAATTCCAGAACTCTCTTAGTTGACTACATATTAGTCACATTTTACCAAGGAATGTGacaatataaatgttttgttttacgaCTGTTGTGAGAAGAAATATCCAGATTTTACTAGTAAAAACTAAGAATAAAGGGTGGCAAATGGTCAGAGGTTGGGATGAAACAGGAAAACACAAGATAAATGACTAATTAAACTGACCCTTGGTGGCTTTACAACTTCGGGCAGGAACAACGTGCTGTCTTCAAGTAATTGATGAAGATAAAATGGATGatctaaaataaagaaaaaaagaaaacaacaatataaattTACTCACACGAAACAACTGTGCAAGCAGCGCAAACCATGAGTAATGTAAGTAATGTTCTTACCATTGTCTTGTAGGTACTTCTTCAATTTCCTTGCAGTTTTGAAGGACAGTTTTGTCGGTGACTCGTTTTCCACAATCTCCtctagttcttctctcaagtcTTGAGGCACCGaatcattttctaataattgtgAGACTTTATTTCTGAATTTCTCTACGACCACAAAAGCCGACGCCATGCTTATATTCAATGAAAACTGCCTTCAGTTCACGGATCTCTCAAAATATATAAAGGTACATCTATACAATATCATATGCCGTCAAAATATTGTACAGATGTCTAATTTAAATTAATCTAAAGTGCAATTTATTTCAACTGTATCCAAAACGCAGTGTAAGCGGCCATATTGTTTACCTTGTGACTGTGACGTAGAGGTCAAGGGGTGCGTGCATAACAAGTGTCAGATTGAACGTCGGAAAGTTTTACTCCTTTCAATAAAATGCAGTGTAAACAAATATAATTCACAAAAGAATTAATCCAAAGCCTTACATTACTTGCTTATTTTTATGACAATCAGAAAACGTAGTTTACCATATTTTTggtcatttattttatcaaaaGGATGGAGTTTGCACTAATTTAACTAATAACATGTAATAATCGTTCAATTTATATTTAAGAACCAACACTGTTGAGTAaacctttttttaaacttcCTAAATGTACCACTAAACAGAATcccacaaatatgtttttattttgctcgtAATATTTCTTACGTTTTTAAAATCCCCACTCTTCTCGTAGCCCGTATACGCAGCGCTAGTCCGTGCAACAAAAGTGCGTGTCTCTAAACGTGCCTTGCATCAAAGATGGCGGCCTGTGCACTGCGCCGAGGTTTGCTGAGCACTGTcagtaaatacaacagaaagCATTCTCACAGATTATTGACGGCGGCGGACAGTAGCGGGGGTTGTGATGTCTTCAGACTCCGATTGCTGTGTCGGACCTGCGGGTTGACAGCGAGCCCAGGGGCACTCCATCAACGGAGGTTCATGTCGTCGCGGTAAGAGCGGTGTCCTCCTCCTCGTATCTTTAAAGCTAGCGGCTAAAGACAGGCTATTAAAAGACATGCACTCAATTAATCTGCTATTTCGCAATCTAGATGAGGTTGCAGAAGTAGTGTAGTGTATATGTTTTGATTGCACCCGTATAGCTGATGATTATAGCATGGTAGTTGTATGACACTCTGCTCGGGCTAACCAGCAAGCATTGGGCAATACTTAGGTTTGTCTACGTCTGAAATCATTAAGTTATGAAACAACTCGATTACCACACAACCTTTACTTTTGTGTGTAAACATTAGTGATTTATTTAGCCAACAAGGGGTGAATAAACCCCACAAGGATTTCTAGTGACTTTGTACTTGTGTAATCaaaattattatattgtatacaTCTTGCATATCCAAGGACTATATTTGTAGAATTAATTGGTCTACAGGTTGGTTAGTGGTTGTTAACAAAAGGTTTGCCGTCTCACTTTATACCaacagaataaatacaaaaaatcccAACATAGGCCATAAAGAAATTGACTTGCTTGTTTCTACTAACCAATGAGAGTAAATGGAATTGTTTTGCATATATGCCAGATACCCTTCCAGGCATCAAATTGactgattaatatctgatttagaAGTAGTTCTCATGTCAAAAGGtgaatgtatttgttattgGTAATTATCTACAAAAAGTGTATAGTTAGTTCTGCCACTCATATACAATTTAGTTATTAGTTTAGTTACTGACTAATTTTGCAGTGAAAAACGTCCATATGTTTTGAGGTACATTCAGAGTTGGCATAGCTGCAGAAAAACTGTGTGAAAGTTCACTACAGTTGGAGGAGTTACTGTGTTTACTGTTACCGCTTATGGCTCTGTGGGGTCAGTAAGGACTTAAACTgaggaaaatatacatactCGAATGGGTTTACCAAATATGAATCTATTGTGTatgcctatttatttatttgtttatttgattgggacagtgcatgttaatgaacatacatgacaAAAGCACGTATGTAAACACGCCGGATTGTAGCTAtacggctaatttccatccgtagtCCCACGGGTCAGGGTCACAgggatcaaaaatacaacaacaataaaatttacattaaacaatgatcaggccttaaatacaattttccaaCCATACAATCTTACAATCTTAGTCACTTTGCAAAAAACTCCATTAACATTCACTCAGCTCATTATCCAGACCCACATGCAGCATACAATACTAAAACGGTCCATAAAggatacacaatatataataaagAGCCTGGCACCTAATGTGTGCAAGTTTGGTTTGcccagagccagtttttcaGTTGAGCCTTAAATGAATTATATGTTGGGCACTCCCTCAGAGTTAAAGGGAGGCTATTCCACAGGTTCCCACCTTGGATATGTATACAACTATTTATTACTTTGGGATACAGCATTTTGCATTTGTGATGAATAATAAAGTATCAAATATCCCTTCCTAATAATTTTCCCTAAACCAGAAATTACAATACAACTGAATTTTTGCAAAGGAAATGGGATACAGTGGCCTACTGAGCTGTGCCTACTGACCTGTGCCTTCTGCCCTGTCCTTGAGTGAGAGCTGTGCAAGCTGTTGGTTTTGTGGGTGGACTTACAAGTGGGAAATACAGCTATCTAGTTAGTGCTTATGTAGTTATTAATAAGGGATgtttaatttattcttttttttcagtaccAGTACTATTTGGGAAACTCGTGCTATCACAGTACCAATATTGGAATCGATATATCAACCATCGCTATTAATGAATCTGCCTTAAAGCAGACCTTCTATccaaaatctacttttc
This Periophthalmus magnuspinnatus isolate fPerMag1 chromosome 13, fPerMag1.2.pri, whole genome shotgun sequence DNA region includes the following protein-coding sequences:
- the tmem199 gene encoding transmembrane protein 199, translating into MASAFVVVEKFRNKVSQLLENDSVPQDLREELEEIVENESPTKLSFKTARKLKKYLQDNDHPFYLHQLLEDSTLFLPEVVKPPRNPELVARLEKIKAKLANEEYNRMTRNVNAQEMSRNGGLAEIGREVRSVKAAVVTVFNFLVTIVATFACSYMGSQYLFTETTSRVIAAVIAASVVGLAELYVLVRTMEGELGEP